The proteins below come from a single Insulibacter thermoxylanivorax genomic window:
- the ilvA gene encoding threonine ammonia-lyase IlvA, with amino-acid sequence MKRTYGDESYTEQVKIEEILHASQVLKDVVRRTPLHKDNVLSAMYKCNVYLKREDLQIVRSFKIRGAYHFIRSLPEEKLARGVVCASAGNHAQGVAYTCNALQIKGQIYMPATTPRQKVSQVEFFGGPYVEIVLVGDTYDDAFAEAIRACEEHGMTFVHPFNDPKIIAGNGTIAMEIMQEMEGNVDYLFTAIGGGGLAAGLSLYAKAVSPATKVIGVEPSGAASMKHAFARGAVEGLEAIDKFVDGAAVKRVGELTYAICKESLDDLVAIPEGKVCSTILELYNRSAIIAEPAGALSVSALDVYREQIKGKNVVCLISGGNNDVDRMQEIKERSLIYEGLKHYFTINFPQRAGALREFLDKVLGPNDDITRFEYTKKNNKENGPALVGIELKSRDDYEPLLERMRKHNYNFIELNKDPVLFDLLI; translated from the coding sequence ATGAAACGAACATACGGTGACGAATCTTACACGGAACAAGTAAAAATCGAAGAGATCCTGCATGCGAGTCAGGTGCTGAAGGACGTCGTCCGCCGTACGCCGCTGCATAAGGACAATGTGCTGTCCGCCATGTACAAATGCAATGTCTATCTCAAGCGGGAGGACCTGCAGATCGTACGCTCCTTCAAGATCCGCGGTGCATACCATTTCATCCGCTCGCTTCCAGAAGAGAAGCTTGCGCGCGGCGTCGTCTGTGCCAGCGCCGGCAATCACGCGCAGGGCGTAGCTTATACATGCAATGCCCTTCAGATCAAAGGGCAGATCTATATGCCTGCCACCACGCCGCGGCAGAAGGTTTCGCAGGTGGAGTTTTTCGGCGGTCCCTATGTGGAGATCGTGCTGGTAGGCGACACGTATGATGATGCTTTTGCCGAGGCAATCCGCGCTTGTGAAGAACACGGCATGACCTTCGTCCATCCCTTCAATGATCCGAAGATCATCGCCGGAAACGGTACGATCGCGATGGAGATCATGCAGGAGATGGAGGGGAACGTGGATTACCTCTTCACGGCGATCGGCGGCGGAGGTTTGGCTGCAGGACTCAGCCTCTATGCCAAAGCCGTCAGTCCAGCGACGAAAGTGATCGGCGTTGAACCTAGCGGCGCTGCTTCGATGAAGCATGCTTTCGCGCGGGGCGCTGTAGAAGGTTTGGAGGCCATCGATAAGTTCGTCGACGGTGCAGCCGTGAAGCGCGTTGGTGAGCTGACCTATGCGATATGCAAGGAATCCCTGGATGATCTAGTTGCGATTCCTGAGGGCAAGGTCTGTTCGACGATCCTCGAGCTGTACAATCGCAGCGCGATCATCGCTGAGCCCGCCGGGGCGCTGTCCGTATCCGCACTGGATGTATACAGGGAACAGATCAAGGGCAAGAATGTCGTATGCCTCATCAGCGGCGGCAACAACGACGTCGACCGCATGCAGGAGATCAAGGAGCGGTCGCTCATCTATGAGGGATTAAAGCATTATTTTACGATTAATTTTCCACAGCGGGCGGGGGCGCTGCGAGAGTTTCTCGACAAAGTGCTGGGGCCCAATGATGATATTACCCGCTTCGAATACACGAAGAAGAACAACAAAGAGAATGGTCCGGCCCTTGTCGGCATCGAGCTGAAATCCCGCGATGACTATGAACCGTTATTGGAACGGATGCGCAAGCACAATTATAACTTCATCGAGCTGAACAAAGACCCTGTGCTGTTTGACTTACTGATATGA
- a CDS encoding C40 family peptidase: MFKKALPIALAVMIAAPTVTAWAAPAGYETKVEWGVNYRAEPSTNGHIYRMLPKGEYIHVIQEVNSHWLQVQTQDGQIGYISANSKYTDYNGQQEATSGSGKITKGVNFRSSPKVANNKIGSIKQGTTVEVLEVTNKWWVKIKHNGKVGYVSSNYISIGTSGGSSGNSGGSVKVPSNPSAKADQIINFAKSLMGKVTYDYGTRNTSKLIFDCSSFTQYVFAKYGVDLKWGTRYQKDAGKAVSKSNLQKGDLVFFSTKGGSINHVGIYIENGTFIHNKPSANGVAIDNLNTGYWKDKYVSARRVL; this comes from the coding sequence ATGTTCAAGAAGGCTTTACCCATCGCACTAGCTGTGATGATCGCAGCCCCGACGGTTACTGCTTGGGCTGCGCCGGCAGGCTATGAAACCAAGGTGGAATGGGGCGTCAATTACCGCGCAGAGCCCAGCACCAATGGTCACATCTATCGCATGTTGCCTAAGGGCGAATACATACATGTCATCCAGGAAGTGAACAGCCATTGGCTGCAGGTTCAGACGCAGGACGGTCAGATCGGCTATATCTCCGCGAACAGCAAATATACCGATTACAATGGGCAGCAGGAAGCAACAAGCGGAAGCGGTAAGATTACTAAGGGCGTAAACTTCCGCTCTTCGCCGAAAGTTGCCAACAACAAGATCGGCTCGATCAAGCAGGGCACCACCGTCGAAGTCCTTGAGGTTACGAATAAGTGGTGGGTGAAGATCAAGCACAACGGCAAAGTCGGTTATGTATCGTCGAATTACATCTCCATCGGCACTTCCGGCGGCAGCAGCGGTAACAGCGGAGGTTCGGTCAAAGTTCCAAGCAATCCAAGCGCCAAGGCAGACCAGATCATCAATTTCGCCAAAAGTCTCATGGGGAAAGTCACCTACGATTACGGGACGCGCAATACGAGCAAATTGATCTTCGACTGCTCCTCGTTCACCCAATATGTCTTCGCAAAATACGGCGTTGATCTCAAATGGGGCACGCGATATCAGAAGGACGCAGGCAAGGCGGTCAGCAAGAGCAATCTGCAGAAAGGCGATCTCGTCTTCTTCTCCACGAAGGGCGGCTCGATCAATCACGTAGGCATATACATAGAAAACGGAACCTTCATTCATAATAAGCCTTCCGCCAATGGGGTGGCGATTGATAATCTGAATACAGGTTATTGGAAAGACAAATACGTCAGCGCAAGAAGAGTGCTGTAA
- a CDS encoding cupin domain-containing protein: MTTRSPLVDALGMQPHPEGGWYAETWKASFQIPKEVLGAPYTGPRPAATAVYFLLHPGEVSQWHTVVSDELWLWHAGSPVLLTLGGSGDAPEAQEEIVLGMDVAARQRPQVLVPGTVWQTARPLGDEPALVTCIVAPGFHFDDFRLIEE; this comes from the coding sequence ATGACAACACGTTCTCCGCTTGTAGATGCATTAGGCATGCAGCCTCATCCCGAAGGCGGCTGGTACGCAGAAACATGGAAAGCTTCCTTCCAGATCCCTAAGGAAGTATTGGGCGCTCCCTATACAGGTCCTAGGCCGGCGGCAACCGCAGTCTATTTCCTGCTCCATCCCGGCGAGGTGTCGCAGTGGCACACCGTCGTCTCGGACGAGCTGTGGCTGTGGCATGCGGGCAGCCCCGTGCTGTTAACCTTAGGAGGCAGCGGCGATGCTCCCGAGGCGCAGGAAGAGATCGTCCTTGGTATGGACGTCGCTGCGCGCCAAAGACCGCAGGTGCTCGTACCCGGCACCGTCTGGCAGACCGCAAGGCCGCTTGGGGATGAGCCCGCCCTGGTCACCTGCATCGTAGCGCCGGGGTTTCATTTCGATGATTTCCGATTAATTGAAGAGTGA
- the gdhA gene encoding NADP-specific glutamate dehydrogenase: protein MVLQTRTAAKAEVNEYIQRVLDTVIQRNPGESEFHQAVKEFMYSMTPVLERDPKYIQYNILERIVEPERMITFRVPWVDDQGRIQVNRGYRVQFNSAIGPYKGGIRFHPSVNAGIIKFLGFEQTFKNSLSGMPIGGGKGGSDFDPKGKSEGEVMRFVQSFMTELYKYIGPDEDVPAGDIGVGPREIGYMFGQYKRICGGHEAGVFTGKGLTYGGSLVRKEATGYGCVYFVEEMLKEKGMSLEGRTVVVSGSGNVAIYAMEKAMQLGAKVVACSDSNGYVYDPQGINLETVKQLKEVERRRIKDYVQEHPHAEYHEGCSGIWTIPCDIALPCATQNEISEESASILVKNGVIAVAEGANMPSTLEAIDIFLQNDVLFGPAKAANAGGVSVSALEMSQNSMRFNWTFEEVDAKLRQIMSNIYRNSMAAAEEYGYTGNLVVGANIAGFLKVADSMIAQGVV, encoded by the coding sequence ATGGTCTTACAAACACGAACAGCAGCTAAAGCAGAGGTCAACGAGTATATCCAAAGGGTCTTGGATACCGTCATCCAAAGAAATCCTGGTGAATCTGAGTTTCACCAAGCGGTGAAGGAATTCATGTACTCTATGACTCCAGTATTGGAAAGAGATCCTAAGTATATCCAATATAATATTCTGGAAAGAATCGTCGAGCCTGAGCGCATGATCACCTTCCGCGTGCCTTGGGTCGATGACCAGGGACGGATTCAAGTTAACCGCGGCTATCGCGTCCAATTCAACAGTGCGATCGGTCCCTATAAGGGCGGGATTCGCTTCCATCCCAGCGTAAATGCAGGCATCATCAAATTCCTTGGTTTCGAGCAAACCTTCAAGAACTCCCTCTCGGGCATGCCGATCGGCGGCGGTAAAGGGGGAAGCGACTTCGATCCGAAGGGCAAATCCGAAGGCGAAGTGATGCGCTTCGTGCAGAGCTTCATGACCGAGCTGTATAAGTACATCGGGCCCGATGAAGACGTGCCTGCGGGGGATATCGGTGTCGGTCCCCGCGAGATCGGCTATATGTTCGGCCAGTACAAACGGATCTGCGGCGGTCATGAGGCGGGTGTGTTCACCGGCAAAGGACTGACGTACGGCGGCAGCCTGGTGCGGAAGGAAGCGACGGGGTATGGATGCGTGTACTTCGTTGAAGAGATGCTGAAGGAGAAGGGAATGTCGCTCGAAGGTCGTACGGTGGTCGTCTCCGGATCGGGGAATGTGGCCATCTATGCCATGGAGAAGGCGATGCAGCTGGGTGCGAAGGTCGTGGCATGCAGCGATTCCAACGGGTATGTCTATGATCCGCAGGGAATCAATCTCGAGACGGTCAAGCAGCTGAAAGAGGTCGAACGGCGGAGAATCAAGGACTATGTTCAGGAACATCCGCATGCGGAATACCATGAGGGCTGCTCGGGCATCTGGACGATTCCATGCGATATCGCCTTGCCTTGCGCGACGCAGAACGAGATCTCTGAGGAATCCGCAAGCATCCTCGTCAAGAATGGCGTGATCGCCGTTGCCGAAGGAGCGAATATGCCTTCGACGCTGGAAGCAATCGACATCTTTCTGCAGAATGACGTCCTCTTCGGACCGGCAAAGGCGGCCAATGCCGGCGGCGTCTCCGTGTCGGCTTTGGAGATGTCCCAGAACAGCATGCGCTTCAACTGGACCTTCGAAGAAGTCGATGCCAAGCTGCGTCAGATCATGTCAAACATCTATCGGAACAGCATGGCGGCAGCCGAGGAATACGGCTATACCGGCAATCTCGTGGTTGGTGCGAATATCGCCGGCTTCTTGAAGGTTGCCGATTCCATGATCGCTCAAGGCGTGGTCTAA
- a CDS encoding LTA synthase family protein — MSHQSKLQSFFLHPLFSFSIILMCKSVLAWTVIFGGPDWSTIVKELSVIMMVFIIIERFSNKNKLLYYLLTNLLFTGIFFAAIMYYKYYGVIVTYHALAQVNQVGTVKTSIFSLLDPYYLFMFVDIIIFAVIFLSRKSAQRWKVRAAYAIDRKLLAAVFACCLIMSIAFILPNRPSLNEIIKAEQMGILNYELYTIFAEAQPQLVKADQITQQSINKLKGIKQPTEPVYWEAAKDKHLILIQMESLQNFVIDLEIDGIEVTPVVNRLAREHFYFPHFYQQVGQGNTSDAEFVVNTSYYIPPRGAATQVYGNKDLPSLPKLLQEAGYVTATFHTNDVEFWNRHKLYEGLGFQHIYDKAYFGEKDVLFFGASDEILYPETAYALDKLAKQGQPVYAHVISMSAHHPYTLPEEKRLIELPERYQGTLVGEYLTAQNYADYALGIFIEELKRRGLWEDSLIVLYGDHLGLPMYSLNQEDEELLEEIYGRPYTYTDMINIPLVIISEDFTYPAVLDQLGGQVDLLPTLANLLGISLDGYLHFGQDLLNHTEFNLLPQRYYLPTGSFLNSEELFLSGAGYEDGEHYPLSGNGLERPEATKDEFNRALALLHLSDSYVMQLPDRTED; from the coding sequence ATGTCGCATCAATCTAAGCTCCAATCGTTCTTCTTGCATCCGCTCTTCAGCTTCTCCATCATCTTGATGTGCAAGAGCGTGCTTGCTTGGACGGTCATCTTCGGGGGTCCGGATTGGTCTACGATTGTTAAGGAATTATCCGTGATCATGATGGTGTTTATCATCATCGAACGGTTCTCAAACAAGAATAAGCTGCTGTATTACCTGCTTACGAACCTGCTCTTCACGGGCATATTCTTCGCTGCAATCATGTACTACAAATATTACGGCGTAATCGTCACTTACCATGCGCTCGCGCAAGTGAACCAAGTCGGCACGGTGAAGACGAGCATCTTCTCTTTGCTTGATCCCTATTACCTGTTCATGTTCGTTGATATCATCATCTTCGCCGTGATCTTCCTTAGCAGGAAATCGGCGCAGCGCTGGAAGGTTCGTGCGGCTTATGCCATAGACAGAAAACTGCTGGCCGCTGTCTTCGCCTGCTGCTTGATCATGAGCATCGCCTTTATCCTGCCGAATCGGCCGAGTCTCAATGAGATTATCAAAGCCGAGCAGATGGGCATCCTGAACTATGAACTCTATACGATTTTTGCGGAAGCACAGCCCCAGCTCGTCAAAGCGGATCAGATCACACAGCAATCGATTAATAAGCTTAAAGGCATTAAACAACCAACCGAACCGGTGTACTGGGAAGCTGCCAAAGACAAGCACCTCATCCTCATCCAGATGGAGTCACTGCAGAATTTCGTCATCGATTTGGAGATCGACGGGATCGAGGTAACGCCCGTTGTAAACCGCCTGGCACGGGAGCATTTTTACTTCCCGCACTTCTATCAGCAGGTCGGCCAAGGCAATACTTCGGATGCGGAATTTGTCGTCAACACCTCCTATTATATTCCGCCGCGCGGCGCTGCGACCCAAGTCTACGGCAACAAGGACTTGCCCAGCTTGCCGAAGCTGCTGCAGGAAGCGGGGTATGTGACGGCCACATTCCATACGAACGATGTCGAGTTCTGGAACCGCCACAAGCTGTATGAAGGGCTTGGATTCCAACATATCTATGACAAAGCATATTTCGGAGAGAAAGACGTGCTCTTCTTCGGTGCTTCGGACGAAATCCTGTATCCGGAGACAGCTTATGCCTTGGATAAGCTCGCTAAACAGGGCCAGCCGGTCTACGCCCATGTCATCTCGATGTCCGCCCATCATCCCTACACTCTGCCGGAAGAGAAGCGGTTGATTGAACTGCCCGAACGATACCAGGGCACCCTCGTCGGTGAATATCTAACAGCGCAGAACTATGCGGATTATGCCTTGGGCATCTTCATCGAGGAATTAAAACGGCGCGGGCTTTGGGAGGACAGCCTGATCGTGCTGTACGGCGATCATCTCGGATTGCCGATGTATTCCCTGAATCAGGAAGACGAAGAGCTGTTGGAAGAGATCTACGGCAGACCTTATACGTACACGGATATGATTAACATCCCGCTGGTGATCATCTCGGAGGACTTCACCTATCCGGCCGTGCTTGATCAATTAGGCGGGCAAGTGGATCTCCTGCCGACCTTGGCGAACCTCTTGGGGATTTCCTTGGACGGATATCTGCACTTCGGCCAAGACTTGCTCAACCATACGGAGTTCAACCTGCTGCCGCAGCGCTATTATCTGCCGACGGGTTCTTTCTTAAACAGCGAAGAGCTGTTCTTATCCGGCGCAGGTTATGAAGACGGCGAACATTATCCGCTTTCCGGCAATGGTCTGGAACGGCCGGAGGCAACAAAGGATGAATTCAACCGGGCGCTGGCCCTTCTGCACCTATCAGACAGCTATGTGATGCAGCTGCCGGACCGTACGGAGGATTAA
- a CDS encoding DEAD/DEAH box helicase, with protein sequence MNRLHTTTIYARWLDKGYFVLWPEPAEPPRQLIRKLFAYHAPSFYGNFVETEWIGIREMIVLPAAWALDYWTELPVNLHASFRWSEEVRQYISLAGFLRKMLEEGRIMPDYASWRSGKISWRIAWSERKEPKEASGSEAYSLDDQWLADRWLSHIVNDRIQNQEGEKPEGSWQITGLERCITAYEKMRKMEPAEWLDEEEWLLTLGWKQDPAPFLLALQLSEPDPAGQWRLSIRVQDRSDPERAITCAPDGTVIQGICPSDWEPLLEERIYRETQKYMSIAEELRDPDNARQMRQVLDDDLAWLFLMEWSAKFISYGIPILLPAWWEQIKRARPVLHAHIRSPVHARGEGVLGMKQLMQFDWRVSIGDLELSEEEYQRLLQEEKPLISIRSQWMIIDHETLRSIHRRLRKYRREGGMPLHEVLEYGLLKDRGNPETQDAPYWREERPLPIEIEWDADLEQFLQQLRRIHEPPLVPLPQQLNGQLRRYQHEGVSWLAMLRKLGFGGCLADDMGLGKTIQWIAYLLHLQETIKPDRPSLLICPTSVLGNWQKEFARFAPKLRVHLHHGPARLKEEAFLRAALSADVVITSYALAHIDQQQLTALRWDTVCLDEAQNIKNAYTKQAQAVQKLEANQRAALTGTPLENRLTELWSIMHFVNPGYNGSLRAFSRFARMVEKHQDEASIRRLQTVIRPFLLRREKHDPKISLDLPDKEEMKRYITLTPEQSILYEQQLDRLFRQIDGLAVMERRGAVLSTIMRLKQICDHPALLQGSEDRSTEHLLQQSNKLLLLAEMVEEVRRNGERCIIFTQFIEMGRLLQAVLEDQLSEKVSFMHGGIPKPMRDQMIAVFQQEEQEESGVFILSLKTGGTGLNLTAANHVFHYDRWWNPAVENQASDRVYRIGQQRNVFVHKFISIGTIEEKIDEMLEQKMGLSRRIVGSGEQWISELTNEELREILELRRS encoded by the coding sequence ATGAACAGGTTGCATACGACGACAATCTATGCTCGCTGGCTGGACAAGGGTTATTTTGTGCTGTGGCCGGAACCGGCAGAACCGCCCAGGCAGCTGATTCGCAAATTGTTCGCCTACCATGCTCCGTCCTTCTACGGAAACTTCGTCGAAACGGAATGGATCGGCATCCGCGAGATGATCGTGCTGCCCGCGGCTTGGGCTTTGGATTACTGGACAGAGCTTCCCGTCAATCTACATGCGTCATTCCGCTGGAGTGAAGAAGTGCGTCAATATATCTCCCTCGCGGGTTTCCTGCGTAAGATGCTCGAAGAAGGACGAATCATGCCGGATTACGCCAGTTGGAGGAGCGGCAAGATCAGCTGGCGGATCGCTTGGAGCGAGCGGAAGGAACCCAAAGAGGCAAGCGGGTCTGAAGCCTATTCGCTCGATGATCAGTGGCTAGCTGACCGCTGGTTGTCTCATATCGTCAATGATCGGATCCAGAACCAGGAAGGAGAGAAGCCCGAAGGAAGCTGGCAGATAACCGGCTTGGAACGCTGCATCACGGCCTATGAGAAGATGCGAAAGATGGAGCCGGCGGAATGGCTGGATGAGGAAGAATGGCTCTTGACCTTGGGTTGGAAGCAGGACCCGGCTCCCTTCCTCCTTGCGCTGCAGCTGTCTGAACCCGACCCGGCGGGGCAGTGGCGATTGTCGATCCGTGTACAGGATCGGAGCGACCCGGAGCGCGCCATTACCTGTGCCCCGGACGGCACGGTGATTCAAGGAATATGCCCGTCGGATTGGGAACCGCTGCTGGAAGAACGCATCTATCGCGAGACGCAGAAGTATATGAGCATCGCTGAAGAGTTGCGTGATCCCGATAACGCAAGACAGATGCGGCAGGTGCTGGATGATGATCTCGCCTGGTTATTCCTGATGGAATGGAGTGCGAAGTTTATCAGTTACGGCATCCCCATCCTCTTGCCGGCTTGGTGGGAGCAAATCAAACGCGCGCGGCCGGTACTGCATGCCCATATCCGTTCGCCGGTGCACGCGCGGGGCGAAGGGGTGCTCGGTATGAAGCAGCTGATGCAGTTTGATTGGAGGGTGTCGATCGGCGATCTCGAACTCAGTGAGGAGGAATATCAGCGGCTTCTACAGGAGGAGAAACCGCTGATCTCGATTCGCAGCCAGTGGATGATCATCGATCACGAAACCCTGCGAAGCATCCATCGGCGGCTGAGGAAATATCGCCGCGAAGGCGGGATGCCGCTGCATGAGGTGTTGGAATACGGCTTGTTAAAGGATCGGGGGAATCCTGAGACCCAAGATGCGCCGTATTGGCGTGAGGAGAGGCCGCTCCCAATCGAGATCGAATGGGATGCGGATCTGGAGCAGTTCTTGCAGCAGCTGCGACGCATCCATGAGCCGCCGCTGGTCCCTCTTCCGCAGCAGTTGAACGGGCAGCTGCGGCGTTATCAGCATGAGGGCGTATCGTGGCTGGCGATGCTCCGGAAGCTAGGATTCGGAGGATGTCTTGCGGATGATATGGGACTGGGCAAGACGATCCAATGGATCGCCTATCTCTTGCATCTGCAAGAGACCATCAAGCCGGATCGGCCGTCTCTGTTGATCTGTCCGACTTCGGTCCTTGGCAATTGGCAGAAGGAGTTCGCCCGATTTGCACCTAAGCTGCGCGTTCACCTGCATCACGGGCCTGCGCGGCTTAAGGAGGAAGCGTTCCTGCGAGCAGCGCTCAGCGCCGATGTGGTGATCACCTCTTATGCGCTTGCTCATATCGATCAGCAGCAGCTGACTGCCCTGCGCTGGGATACCGTCTGCCTCGATGAAGCGCAGAATATCAAAAATGCGTATACCAAGCAAGCGCAAGCTGTCCAGAAACTTGAAGCGAATCAACGGGCCGCGCTGACCGGCACGCCGCTGGAGAATCGGTTGACAGAACTCTGGTCGATCATGCATTTCGTTAACCCTGGGTATAACGGCTCCTTGCGCGCTTTCTCACGCTTCGCGCGGATGGTGGAGAAGCATCAGGATGAGGCGAGTATCCGGCGGCTGCAAACCGTTATCAGGCCGTTCCTGCTGCGCCGCGAGAAGCATGATCCGAAGATCTCGCTGGATCTTCCTGACAAGGAAGAGATGAAGCGCTACATCACGCTGACGCCGGAACAGAGCATCCTCTATGAACAGCAGCTGGATCGTCTATTCCGTCAGATCGACGGGTTGGCGGTGATGGAGCGGCGCGGGGCAGTGCTTTCGACGATCATGCGATTGAAGCAGATCTGCGATCATCCGGCATTGCTTCAGGGAAGTGAAGACCGCTCAACGGAGCATCTGCTTCAGCAGTCGAACAAGCTCCTGCTCCTTGCGGAGATGGTGGAGGAAGTGCGCCGGAACGGGGAGCGCTGCATCATCTTTACGCAGTTCATCGAAATGGGCAGACTCCTGCAAGCCGTACTTGAAGATCAGCTGAGCGAGAAGGTGTCTTTCATGCACGGCGGCATCCCCAAGCCGATGCGGGATCAGATGATTGCCGTCTTTCAGCAGGAAGAGCAGGAGGAGAGCGGCGTCTTCATCCTCTCCCTCAAAACCGGCGGCACCGGTCTCAACTTAACGGCAGCAAATCATGTGTTTCATTATGATCGCTGGTGGAATCCCGCTGTGGAGAATCAAGCATCGGATCGCGTCTATCGCATCGGTCAGCAGCGCAACGTTTTCGTCCACAAGTTCATATCGATCGGCACGATCGAGGAGAAGATCGATGAGATGCTGGAACAGAAGATGGGACTAAGCCGCAGGATCGTGGGCAGCGGGGAGCAGTGGATCAGCGAGTTGACGAATGAGGAGCTGAGGGAAATCTTGGAGCTGAGGCGGTCTTAG
- a CDS encoding SWIM zinc finger family protein: protein MNIDKNEIVSLQMDMIKRFSELAMQSGWRAHQSGAVHHAERRGDAVVADVYSEQGIHHVQLHIIPFDRSSCTCGSRRYCSHMAAVFFYVYAMHERRTELFLMQHQQMRLLRNKEKANKKKQTERKSQGADARWLEQHRLILATDFIGRWRQDLEKKFAGYFQAPPHQVESFYREVMSYALQISAEWSTHVRDAYLITVQLCIFMMAENRYLAHLEGYQPTQIHSGFERLFLQCWKGYKRYMNRLDMAALASSPQAEWSREMQEWIHKAAFRTGQHAALHWLNIYRLFIRKLSEHDPSVIDKEREWLKLLRQAASPPQKQLPAAVRFAMLHLDLLAGREDAYSELIHFAAETGDLRHCFHYVEHSIHRMDWSKAEEQLLKLLPEVKQADGAVHKQYLAYWEELEPHLNLQQSDSYLTVLKLMLPYSYEPYAQYLEAAGMYREWVDLQIAADLTPYDVDRNLLLEIEQRDAGTLLPFYHQSVDKIIAEKKRESYRKAVVLLRNLQSCYARLNQEARYETYITKLAAKYKTLRAFIEELRKGHLIT from the coding sequence TTGAACATCGACAAGAATGAGATCGTCAGCTTGCAGATGGATATGATCAAGCGATTCAGCGAACTAGCGATGCAGAGCGGTTGGAGAGCGCATCAGTCCGGTGCAGTACACCATGCAGAGCGGCGCGGCGATGCGGTGGTTGCAGACGTTTACAGCGAGCAAGGCATCCATCATGTTCAACTGCATATCATCCCCTTTGATCGAAGCAGCTGCACATGTGGAAGCAGGAGATACTGCAGCCATATGGCCGCTGTATTTTTCTATGTATATGCGATGCACGAGAGGCGCACGGAACTGTTCCTTATGCAGCATCAGCAGATGCGTCTGCTCAGGAACAAGGAAAAGGCCAATAAGAAAAAGCAAACCGAACGCAAGAGCCAGGGAGCGGATGCACGATGGCTGGAGCAGCATCGCTTGATTCTCGCAACCGATTTCATTGGACGTTGGAGACAGGATCTGGAGAAGAAATTTGCCGGCTATTTTCAAGCTCCGCCGCATCAAGTAGAATCCTTCTACCGGGAAGTCATGTCCTATGCTCTGCAGATCTCAGCAGAGTGGTCTACACACGTTCGTGACGCCTACCTTATAACGGTGCAGCTTTGCATCTTCATGATGGCAGAAAATCGCTATCTCGCGCACCTGGAAGGGTATCAGCCGACACAGATCCACAGCGGATTTGAGCGGTTGTTTCTGCAGTGTTGGAAAGGATATAAGCGGTATATGAACAGATTGGACATGGCTGCGCTTGCCTCATCGCCTCAGGCGGAATGGAGCCGGGAGATGCAGGAGTGGATTCACAAGGCTGCTTTCCGCACAGGGCAGCATGCGGCACTGCATTGGCTGAATATATACCGTCTATTCATACGGAAGTTATCCGAGCATGATCCGAGTGTGATCGACAAGGAACGAGAATGGCTGAAGCTGCTGCGGCAAGCTGCCTCCCCGCCGCAAAAGCAGCTGCCTGCGGCCGTACGATTCGCCATGCTCCATCTCGATCTCTTGGCAGGACGGGAGGATGCTTATTCGGAGCTGATTCATTTTGCGGCGGAAACAGGAGATCTTAGGCACTGCTTCCATTACGTCGAGCACAGCATACATAGAATGGACTGGTCTAAGGCTGAGGAGCAGCTTCTCAAGCTCCTTCCAGAGGTGAAGCAAGCCGATGGCGCGGTCCATAAGCAGTATCTGGCCTATTGGGAAGAGCTGGAGCCTCACCTCAACCTGCAGCAATCGGATTCGTATCTCACTGTGCTCAAGTTGATGCTGCCTTATAGCTATGAGCCTTATGCTCAGTATCTGGAGGCCGCGGGGATGTACCGCGAGTGGGTGGATTTGCAGATCGCAGCGGATCTTACCCCTTATGATGTGGATCGCAATCTGCTGCTGGAGATCGAGCAGCGCGATGCCGGCACGCTCCTGCCTTTCTACCACCAGAGCGTGGACAAGATCATCGCGGAGAAGAAGCGCGAAAGCTATCGCAAAGCAGTGGTTCTGCTTAGAAATTTACAGTCCTGTTATGCGCGTTTGAACCAGGAAGCAAGGTATGAGACTTACATAACGAAACTTGCAGCCAAGTATAAAACGTTGAGAGCGTTTATAGAGGAATTAAGAAAGGGTCATCTGATCACATGA